One Thermodesulfobacteriota bacterium genomic region harbors:
- a CDS encoding M20 family metallopeptidase gives MKKGLDVLSLTRKLLSFNTINPPGREHDCAKYLGNLLEDGGFKAGYYEFAEGRTSLIARIEGNGHKAPICFTGHIDTVPLGAANWKKDPFSGEVDGNKIYGRGSSDMKGAVAAMAVAVLTLAKLPNGKAGITLVITAGEETGCQGAHHLAGLGNVLGKAGAIVVGEPTSNYPLLGHKGALWLEGCTSGVTAHGSMPEKGVNAIYKAARAVAKLEKYNFNVSPHPFLGLPTLNVGTISGGMNINSVPDRAVIGIDIRTIPGQDNNKLYEELQSYLGEEVELRRIVDVGCICTDPENDWIKEVFEIMEKFLEDSPTVRGATYFTDASVLTPSFDNCPTVILGPGELTMAHRTDEFCYISKIEAAVEAYTEIAQKWCNL, from the coding sequence GTGAAAAAAGGCTTAGACGTTCTTTCCCTGACTCGCAAGCTATTATCCTTCAATACTATTAACCCTCCCGGTCGGGAACATGATTGTGCGAAATACCTCGGGAATCTCCTCGAAGACGGCGGGTTTAAAGCCGGTTACTACGAATTCGCAGAAGGGCGTACTAGTCTTATCGCCCGGATAGAGGGAAATGGCCATAAGGCTCCGATATGTTTTACCGGCCATATAGACACCGTGCCCCTTGGTGCCGCCAATTGGAAGAAAGACCCCTTTAGCGGTGAAGTCGACGGAAACAAAATCTACGGAAGGGGTTCATCCGACATGAAGGGCGCAGTGGCGGCGATGGCCGTCGCCGTTCTAACCCTGGCCAAATTACCCAACGGCAAAGCCGGAATAACCTTAGTCATTACTGCCGGGGAGGAGACCGGTTGTCAAGGCGCGCATCATTTGGCCGGGCTTGGTAATGTGCTGGGTAAGGCCGGTGCGATTGTAGTCGGCGAGCCCACCTCGAATTATCCGTTACTGGGGCATAAGGGGGCACTATGGTTGGAGGGTTGTACAAGCGGTGTTACCGCGCATGGCTCGATGCCGGAGAAGGGAGTCAACGCCATTTACAAAGCGGCTCGCGCAGTTGCTAAACTGGAGAAATACAATTTCAATGTCTCGCCCCACCCATTCCTGGGTTTACCAACTCTTAATGTTGGTACAATTTCAGGCGGCATGAATATAAATTCCGTCCCGGATAGGGCCGTTATCGGTATCGATATCCGTACTATACCCGGACAGGACAATAATAAACTTTATGAGGAGTTGCAGTCCTACCTGGGAGAAGAGGTTGAATTAAGGCGAATAGTCGATGTCGGCTGTATTTGCACCGACCCGGAGAATGATTGGATAAAAGAGGTTTTCGAAATCATGGAAAAATTTCTCGAAGATAGCCCCACGGTACGCGGAGCCACTTACTTCACCGATGCGTCGGTACTCACCCCTTCCTTTGATAATTGCCCAACCGTAATTTTAGGGCCGGGGGAACTGACCATGGCTCACCGGACAGACGAATTCTGTTACATCTCCAAGATTGAAGCCGCCGTCGAAGCATACACAGAAATTGCCCAAAAATGGTGCAATCTTTGA
- a CDS encoding PD-(D/E)XK nuclease family protein yields MKIFEIPTGSGIQSVLEKAQIDRNDPSTYFLLPEIAAISQMEKLFLSQGLWGERLLTFGKLAAISNLRSKDRFIEISRMGRLFLIEEVVNELKDNLTYFRQIISIKGFSQSFLRLIAELKHAKVYPKDLVELAKKVKENNLNEKLNDIALIFELYQRKLREEGLVDDIDRLKLLSDNIRNGELKTIFPEARTFVVFGFFDFTYSQLDVLKSIDDSGYKLLIYIPSFFESTRLKIEFISRLKEYFKDIKIEQLSPSPVKKKEIEILSFRSFMEEAEFAAREIKKLTLVGEVKPDEIGVMARSYSGKQNYVIRAFEKLGIPYSMPGANNLRTSTVGQFVLDLLRIKFSDLERGLFIHFLRSPLLSEYFRGVDNYDELISGLDLESRKRRVLGGIREWREILEGLTNKEFARRVGGIIDKVDKSFKSNVLEELIEDLSDVLDGLLIYKAVEDLSIISNSYGPAWEKFSGFLRELLFLSRIRFKKSLEGVEDFVFLLEDLMSEEGFSSVSESNGGKTQLIGALEAIGASFPIVFILDMCEKSFPYPPAKDPILKNNEREIIASFLGKNSLSVENYHYQAEELLFKLICNSAQRKLYITYSYLDQKERTKLPSYLVSDLTKKEKLEVKRISTWEGLLETENIYTRDDLARYVFYHGVYKKGAIPELLRQKWNPYSWVVSGIEAERLRLTPSGTYCQFEGIVSRKDLLPSFAEFSPTSLEKYGDCPFKYFAWEILGLKQLDEVEDEVSVLDLGTFYHKLLKTYFELIAQEKGGRVDLRDMTDEELLYKLNEVLKASGFDDVFKGLSSGIGELVRIRVFEETLPQFILAEARRIREWNDRGFFPAHFEERLEFNIGDLKISGVVDRVDVGAMGALVIDYKLRSSSGKDFFTYKSLQLPLYLVGLETKGLKPFGGYYRFVEKPDEVRGKYAHGKVDISDLLESSKIQVEMYSNLMKEGFFAPVIEKKEPGFEKVEIELRKDDHGSCKWCEFRDLCRVQGGTVRIHES; encoded by the coding sequence ATGAAGATTTTCGAGATCCCCACAGGTAGCGGCATTCAAAGCGTACTGGAAAAGGCGCAAATAGACCGGAACGACCCTTCGACCTATTTTTTGCTTCCGGAGATTGCGGCCATATCTCAAATGGAAAAACTTTTCTTGAGTCAGGGGCTATGGGGGGAAAGGCTTCTCACCTTCGGAAAGCTTGCCGCTATATCCAACCTAAGATCCAAAGACAGGTTCATCGAGATTTCTAGGATGGGAAGACTTTTTTTAATCGAAGAGGTGGTGAACGAACTAAAAGACAATCTCACGTATTTCAGGCAGATAATTTCAATCAAAGGGTTCTCCCAATCCTTTCTCCGTCTCATAGCCGAGCTGAAGCACGCCAAGGTCTACCCTAAAGACCTTGTTGAATTAGCCAAGAAGGTAAAAGAAAACAATCTGAATGAAAAACTGAATGATATAGCTCTTATATTTGAGCTTTATCAACGAAAACTGCGGGAGGAGGGCCTGGTAGATGATATAGACAGACTAAAACTACTCTCGGACAATATCAGAAACGGTGAACTAAAAACCATCTTTCCGGAAGCTCGGACCTTTGTGGTTTTTGGATTTTTTGATTTTACGTATTCACAACTGGATGTTCTTAAGAGCATCGACGATTCGGGCTACAAGCTTCTTATTTATATCCCATCATTCTTCGAATCGACAAGGCTAAAAATAGAATTTATAAGCAGGTTAAAAGAATATTTTAAAGACATCAAAATAGAGCAATTATCACCATCCCCGGTAAAGAAAAAGGAGATTGAAATACTTTCCTTCCGGTCATTCATGGAGGAAGCGGAGTTTGCTGCTAGAGAGATAAAAAAGTTGACTCTCGTTGGTGAGGTCAAACCCGATGAAATCGGGGTTATGGCTAGGTCCTATTCTGGAAAACAAAATTATGTGATTAGGGCCTTTGAGAAGCTTGGGATTCCATACTCTATGCCCGGAGCTAACAACTTGAGGACGAGTACTGTGGGACAGTTTGTCCTGGATTTACTCCGGATTAAATTTTCTGATTTGGAGAGGGGGCTCTTTATCCATTTCTTGAGGAGTCCTTTATTATCGGAGTATTTTAGAGGAGTCGACAACTACGATGAGCTTATATCTGGTCTCGATCTCGAATCAAGAAAAAGAAGAGTTCTTGGTGGAATAAGGGAGTGGAGAGAGATACTCGAGGGTTTAACAAACAAAGAATTTGCCAGGAGGGTTGGAGGAATCATAGATAAGGTAGATAAGAGCTTTAAATCCAACGTGCTGGAAGAGCTTATAGAAGATTTAAGCGATGTTCTTGACGGCCTTCTGATATACAAGGCTGTAGAAGATTTGTCCATAATATCTAATTCTTATGGTCCTGCCTGGGAAAAGTTTAGCGGCTTTCTAAGGGAGCTTTTATTTCTTTCAAGAATCAGGTTTAAGAAAAGTCTGGAAGGGGTCGAGGATTTTGTATTTCTCCTCGAGGATTTGATGTCTGAAGAGGGGTTCTCCTCAGTCTCTGAATCAAATGGAGGGAAAACACAGCTAATAGGAGCACTCGAAGCCATCGGTGCATCATTTCCGATAGTTTTTATTCTGGATATGTGTGAAAAAAGTTTTCCTTATCCACCGGCGAAAGACCCTATTCTTAAGAACAATGAAAGAGAAATAATCGCCTCATTCCTGGGTAAAAATTCTCTTAGCGTTGAAAATTACCATTACCAGGCCGAGGAGTTACTGTTTAAGCTCATTTGTAACTCTGCCCAGAGAAAACTCTACATCACCTATTCTTACCTTGACCAGAAAGAGCGAACCAAGCTTCCTTCGTATTTAGTATCAGATTTAACAAAGAAAGAAAAGTTGGAAGTAAAAAGGATTTCTACCTGGGAAGGTTTATTGGAGACGGAAAATATATATACCAGGGATGATCTTGCCAGGTATGTCTTTTACCACGGGGTATATAAGAAAGGGGCTATACCAGAGCTGCTGAGACAAAAATGGAATCCCTACAGTTGGGTCGTGAGCGGAATAGAGGCAGAAAGGTTGAGATTAACTCCATCTGGAACTTATTGCCAGTTCGAGGGAATTGTTAGCAGAAAGGACCTTCTCCCATCATTTGCGGAATTTTCACCGACTAGCCTTGAAAAATACGGGGATTGCCCTTTTAAATACTTTGCTTGGGAAATCCTGGGACTCAAGCAGTTAGATGAGGTTGAAGATGAGGTTTCGGTGCTGGATCTTGGAACTTTTTATCACAAACTCCTCAAAACGTACTTTGAGTTGATTGCCCAAGAAAAGGGAGGACGGGTTGATTTGAGGGACATGACTGATGAGGAATTGCTGTATAAATTGAATGAAGTTCTCAAGGCATCCGGTTTTGATGACGTATTCAAAGGACTTTCATCCGGTATAGGGGAACTGGTCAGGATAAGGGTCTTCGAAGAAACTCTTCCCCAATTTATCCTGGCAGAAGCAAGGAGGATAAGGGAATGGAATGATAGGGGATTCTTCCCGGCACATTTTGAAGAGCGACTCGAATTCAATATCGGGGATTTAAAAATCAGTGGGGTAGTGGACAGGGTCGATGTTGGTGCTATGGGGGCATTGGTTATAGATTACAAGCTTCGGTCTTCATCCGGAAAGGATTTTTTCACCTACAAGAGCCTACAGCTACCACTTTACCTTGTAGGCCTTGAAACCAAGGGTCTTAAACCTTTTGGAGGTTATTATCGCTTTGTGGAAAAACCGGACGAGGTGAGGGGAAAATATGCCCATGGCAAGGTTGACATTTCTGACCTTCTGGAGTCCTCAAAGATTCAGGTGGAGATGTATTCAAATCTCATGAAAGAGGGATTTTTCGCACCGGTGATCGAGAAAAAGGAACCGGGGTTTGAGAAGGTAGAGATTGAACTCAGGAAGGACGACCACGGTTCATGCAAGTGGTGTGAATTTAGGGACTTGTGCCGGGTTCAGGGAGGAACCGTAAGAATCCATGAGTCTTAA
- a CDS encoding UvrD-helicase domain-containing protein, translated as MSLNQEQEVALELDTEHVVEAAAGSGKTRALVARYLQVLREGRADVDGIVAITFTENAAAEMRERIIKDIDECISKGGEVNFLRGEAIKKLTNAPISTIHGFAHRILQENPLECGLKPDFSLIEGVEEELFVKEVIDEFLLKLWESDNEGERDVLGEVLSEEGFDRNKLREKIIRIISLSRTLHLEQPWKTFSGGESYVQDENALIRDLLTTIEGKLKDSSNNSVQTRIDRIKNLSGQLSITKKKSLKAKLVQGVKKELNDIIHQLNRASKEDKDIANQILNPVNNILNYYDTRLTWIYLSLAEKAYKYLQDRKMESFSLDYEDLLIKARDLLKNNRALRDRYRNKFKFILVDEFQDTDSLQFEIINLLCEGGGANLFIVGDPNQSIFGFRGGDPGVFLGIKDREKRLRRLVKNHRSGKELVDYFNLFFGRLFGQSYVQMKSAKKALPGLRSVEFILTAGAGADEWRREESRRISNRIHELLSRGYQLKDIAILMRSRGYMHIYENALREAGIPYYSASGGGFFSRQEIRDFALFLRYLIYPKDKIAEACVLRSPFLGASDDELLSFYSRKEAVNRISDFRTFVSKLRKESLLLTPLELVEWVIEKTGYSSSLLALPDGKAKYVNLNKLIQIVGRMEALGLNITDILDYLESGSEGDSEPLALSEIEGEDSVKILTVHKAKGLEFKVVFLADLNHGSPKGKENIMARRESGFLVRYEGTESSLWEGLAGQDSMDRLEEEKRILYVAKTRAKELLIIALGGTKRKSDNKLSLQKETFAGFLDSIIGFPEDCETHDKISLGDIDIPVWKCTSEPKPKPIENSIETLSTSVDVGDIEKIFEKIADLPILTKKGKPRCQKLTGKPSSLAIGTLMHRFLEVWDFKDESINSTVKFVMNEAFMWDDSLNKELRQLASNFLNSELMDRLKKAEVMFKEVPFYVEINGSPDRGKIDLVLQEREKVSLFDYKHISDRNGIDEFKEQLGRYTAAIERHFGKPPDEKFIVLLPEVRLVRQD; from the coding sequence ATGAGTCTTAACCAAGAGCAAGAGGTAGCATTAGAACTAGATACGGAGCACGTTGTGGAGGCAGCAGCGGGGTCGGGTAAAACCCGGGCGCTTGTGGCCAGGTATCTCCAGGTACTCAGGGAGGGGAGGGCGGACGTTGATGGAATAGTGGCAATAACCTTCACCGAGAATGCCGCGGCTGAGATGAGAGAGAGAATAATTAAAGATATCGATGAGTGTATATCTAAAGGCGGCGAAGTGAATTTTTTACGCGGGGAGGCAATCAAGAAATTAACGAACGCCCCGATAAGCACAATCCATGGTTTTGCTCACAGAATTCTCCAAGAGAACCCATTAGAATGCGGGTTAAAACCTGATTTTTCGCTTATAGAGGGCGTTGAGGAGGAGTTATTCGTTAAAGAGGTGATAGATGAATTCCTGCTTAAGCTCTGGGAGTCTGATAACGAGGGGGAGAGAGATGTTCTCGGAGAAGTACTTTCGGAAGAGGGCTTTGACCGCAATAAACTAAGGGAAAAGATAATTCGGATAATATCGCTTTCCAGGACCTTGCACCTTGAACAGCCATGGAAAACGTTCTCCGGGGGTGAATCCTACGTACAAGATGAGAATGCATTAATAAGAGATCTACTGACCACTATCGAAGGTAAATTAAAGGATTCATCCAATAATAGTGTGCAAACTAGAATTGATAGAATAAAGAATCTTTCCGGTCAACTCTCTATTACCAAAAAGAAATCTCTAAAGGCTAAACTCGTGCAAGGGGTAAAAAAAGAATTAAATGATATTATTCACCAGCTAAACCGAGCCTCAAAAGAGGATAAAGATATTGCCAATCAGATTCTCAATCCGGTAAATAATATCTTAAACTACTATGATACAAGATTAACCTGGATTTATTTGAGCCTCGCTGAAAAAGCTTATAAATATCTCCAAGATAGAAAAATGGAATCTTTCTCCCTCGATTATGAAGACCTGCTTATTAAGGCCAGGGATCTGTTGAAGAATAACCGTGCTCTCCGAGACCGCTACCGGAACAAATTTAAATTCATCTTGGTAGATGAGTTCCAGGATACGGACAGCCTGCAATTCGAGATAATAAATCTCCTCTGTGAAGGCGGCGGAGCAAATCTATTCATAGTCGGGGATCCAAACCAGTCAATTTTCGGATTCAGGGGCGGCGACCCCGGTGTTTTTCTAGGCATTAAGGACAGAGAAAAAAGATTAAGGAGGCTCGTCAAAAATCATAGGTCCGGGAAGGAGCTCGTTGATTACTTCAACCTATTCTTCGGGAGGCTATTTGGCCAAAGCTATGTGCAGATGAAATCAGCCAAAAAGGCTTTGCCCGGGCTTAGGAGCGTGGAATTCATATTAACAGCGGGCGCTGGTGCGGATGAGTGGAGACGGGAGGAATCTCGGAGAATCTCGAATAGAATACACGAGCTTCTGAGTAGGGGATATCAGCTTAAAGATATAGCCATACTCATGCGATCAAGAGGTTATATGCACATATATGAAAACGCCCTTCGTGAGGCAGGCATTCCCTATTATTCTGCTAGCGGAGGCGGGTTCTTCTCACGACAGGAAATAAGAGATTTTGCCTTATTTCTCAGATATCTGATTTATCCGAAAGATAAAATAGCAGAAGCGTGCGTGCTTCGGTCACCGTTTTTGGGCGCTTCGGATGATGAACTCCTTTCATTCTATTCACGGAAAGAAGCAGTTAATAGAATCTCAGATTTTAGGACTTTTGTGAGCAAACTTAGGAAGGAGTCGTTGTTGCTTACTCCTCTTGAATTGGTAGAGTGGGTAATAGAAAAGACCGGCTATTCTTCCTCCCTCCTGGCTCTCCCTGACGGAAAGGCCAAATACGTTAATTTAAACAAATTAATTCAAATTGTTGGGCGTATGGAAGCTTTGGGCTTGAATATCACGGATATTCTGGATTATCTGGAATCAGGCTCGGAAGGGGACTCCGAGCCTCTGGCTTTATCCGAAATCGAGGGTGAGGATTCGGTCAAGATTCTCACGGTGCACAAAGCAAAGGGGTTGGAATTTAAGGTGGTATTCCTGGCAGATTTAAACCACGGCTCTCCCAAGGGCAAGGAAAACATCATGGCCAGAAGAGAATCCGGGTTTCTGGTAAGATATGAAGGTACTGAGTCAAGCCTCTGGGAAGGACTGGCCGGGCAGGATAGTATGGACAGGCTAGAAGAGGAAAAGCGGATACTTTACGTAGCAAAAACTCGGGCGAAGGAATTGTTGATTATTGCTCTGGGAGGAACAAAAAGAAAAAGTGATAATAAATTATCTTTACAAAAAGAAACATTTGCCGGTTTTTTGGATTCTATAATAGGATTCCCGGAGGACTGCGAAACCCATGACAAGATCTCATTGGGAGATATCGATATACCGGTTTGGAAATGCACCAGCGAGCCCAAGCCAAAACCAATAGAAAATAGTATCGAAACCTTATCAACGTCGGTTGATGTGGGCGACATAGAGAAAATATTCGAAAAAATTGCTGACCTGCCGATTCTAACGAAAAAAGGTAAACCTCGGTGCCAAAAGTTAACGGGTAAACCTTCTTCTTTGGCAATCGGGACATTAATGCACAGATTCCTTGAGGTCTGGGATTTTAAGGATGAAAGCATAAATTCCACTGTTAAGTTTGTTATGAACGAGGCTTTTATGTGGGACGATTCATTGAATAAAGAGTTGCGCCAGTTAGCCAGTAATTTTCTGAATTCCGAGCTTATGGATAGATTAAAGAAGGCAGAAGTGATGTTTAAGGAGGTCCCTTTTTACGTGGAAATCAACGGTAGTCCGGATAGGGGAAAGATAGACTTGGTTTTACAGGAAAGAGAAAAAGTAAGCTTATTCGACTATAAGCACATAAGCGACCGCAACGGAATAGATGAATTCAAGGAACAGCTTGGTCGCTATACTGCCGCCATCGAAAGACACTTCGGGAAACCGCCCGATGAGAAGTTTATAGTACTCCTGCCGGAGGTCAGGCTGGTGCGACAGGACTAA
- a CDS encoding four helix bundle protein has product MKTVKRFEDLEIWQEARALAVNIYRATNKEKFVKDFGLKDQIERAAVSIASNIAEGFERKTRKDFIKFLHYAKGSTGEVRTQLHIARDLEYLSYQDFNELVIKTNLLSAKIGKLISYLAHSTLKQVNTTTR; this is encoded by the coding sequence ATGAAAACTGTAAAGAGGTTCGAGGACCTAGAAATTTGGCAAGAGGCTAGAGCCCTTGCTGTTAACATCTATCGTGCCACAAACAAAGAGAAATTTGTTAAAGACTTTGGACTTAAAGATCAGATCGAAAGAGCTGCAGTATCAATAGCTTCAAATATAGCGGAGGGATTTGAGAGAAAGACGAGAAAAGATTTCATTAAATTTCTGCACTATGCAAAAGGTTCGACCGGAGAAGTAAGAACACAATTACATATCGCCAGAGACCTTGAGTACTTATCCTATCAAGATTTTAATGAGTTAGTTATCAAAACCAATCTCCTCTCCGCTAAGATAGGTAAACTTATCTCGTACTTAGCACATTCAACACTTAAACAAGTGAACACGACAACACGCTAA
- the cas2 gene encoding CRISPR-associated endonuclease Cas2 translates to MFVVVSYDIKDDRRRGKIFKTLKNFGQWVQFSVFECDITKVDYLRMRDRLEKQIKAEEGDSIRFYFLCENDIEKIERIGGIEPLPEDAIVL, encoded by the coding sequence ATGTTCGTTGTGGTATCTTATGACATTAAAGATGACCGCCGCCGTGGAAAGATTTTTAAAACCCTCAAGAACTTTGGACAGTGGGTCCAATTCAGCGTGTTTGAATGTGATATAACCAAAGTGGATTACCTCAGAATGAGAGATAGATTGGAGAAGCAAATAAAAGCCGAAGAGGGAGATAGCATCAGGTTTTATTTTCTGTGTGAAAATGACATTGAGAAGATAGAGAGAATCGGCGGGATCGAGCCCCTGCCTGAGGATGCCATAGTTTTATAA
- the cas1d gene encoding type I-D CRISPR-associated endonuclease Cas1d, which translates to MSTLHITRDGSVLRKVDERLKVTIEKETIIDVPLIKVDHVVVWGRVTVTPLTVRSLLEHGIEIVYLTTFGKYIGRLQPEFSKNSILRKAQYKASDDKGKTEAISKALVYGKLANIRTILLRAGRAQSPEDKVDEVSSNISGNRIEEAIERIKVTIRKLKDATSVDEIRGHEGAGTAAYFGVFGELIKADGFSFDGRERRPPTDPVNALLSLGYVLLTNDVHTVCNIVGFDPYIGFLHSDKYGKPSLALDLVEEFRPVIVDSLVLSLINKKVIQIDDFDLELGKVYKLKDSAFKKFLQHYEEKKRAEIKHPLFDYKATYFKSFELQARLLGKFISGEIEEYIPFLIK; encoded by the coding sequence ATGAGTACGTTGCACATAACCCGTGACGGTTCGGTGCTTAGAAAGGTTGACGAGCGTCTCAAAGTCACGATCGAGAAAGAAACAATAATCGACGTTCCCCTGATAAAAGTAGACCATGTTGTGGTCTGGGGAAGGGTGACAGTTACACCTTTAACCGTCAGGTCCCTGCTAGAACACGGAATAGAGATTGTTTATCTAACTACCTTTGGAAAATACATAGGGCGGTTACAGCCGGAGTTTTCAAAGAACTCTATTCTGAGAAAGGCTCAGTATAAAGCATCCGACGACAAGGGTAAGACAGAAGCTATCAGTAAAGCCCTGGTTTACGGCAAACTTGCAAATATACGTACAATTCTGCTCAGGGCAGGGCGTGCGCAAAGTCCCGAAGATAAGGTTGATGAGGTAAGCTCCAATATCTCAGGAAATAGAATCGAAGAGGCCATAGAAAGAATAAAGGTTACGATTAGAAAACTTAAAGACGCTACATCCGTGGATGAAATACGAGGACATGAGGGAGCCGGAACCGCCGCTTATTTCGGTGTTTTTGGAGAACTCATAAAAGCGGACGGCTTTAGTTTTGATGGAAGAGAGAGAAGACCGCCTACCGACCCCGTAAACGCTCTTCTCTCATTGGGCTATGTTCTTCTTACAAACGACGTGCACACCGTGTGCAATATTGTTGGATTCGACCCCTACATCGGGTTTCTCCATTCGGACAAATACGGAAAGCCATCCCTGGCGTTGGACTTGGTAGAAGAGTTTAGACCGGTGATTGTCGACTCCCTGGTGCTTTCTTTGATAAACAAAAAGGTTATACAGATTGATGATTTCGATTTAGAACTAGGAAAGGTTTACAAGCTTAAAGACAGCGCATTCAAAAAATTCCTACAGCATTACGAGGAGAAAAAGCGAGCCGAGATAAAGCATCCTCTGTTTGATTACAAAGCAACGTACTTCAAGAGCTTTGAGCTTCAGGCTAGGCTTTTGGGCAAGTTTATCTCCGGTGAGATAGAGGAGTATATACCGTTTCTGATTAAATAA
- a CDS encoding four helix bundle protein, protein MYRFERLKAWQEGMNLVEEIYKLTTSFPKNESFVLVDQLRRAVSSVPLNIAEGSGCNTDKEFIQFLTIARRSLYEVVTAVKIAERLGYVNEEEVIQTITRCDKVGTLINGLVNSLRKSR, encoded by the coding sequence ATGTATAGATTTGAAAGGCTAAAAGCCTGGCAAGAAGGGATGAATCTGGTAGAAGAGATTTATAAGCTTACGACTAGTTTCCCCAAAAACGAATCCTTCGTATTAGTGGATCAGTTAAGGAGAGCAGTGTCATCAGTGCCCCTGAATATAGCCGAAGGAAGCGGTTGTAATACTGATAAGGAATTTATTCAGTTTCTAACTATTGCAAGGAGGTCTCTTTACGAGGTTGTTACTGCAGTCAAGATTGCAGAAAGACTTGGCTATGTAAATGAAGAGGAGGTAATTCAAACTATAACCAGATGTGATAAAGTCGGTACGCTAATTAATGGCTTAGTAAACTCTTTAAGAAAAAGTCGTTAG
- the cas4 gene encoding CRISPR-associated protein Cas4: MSKDQRQEINDYIFISALNHYEYCPTRCYWIYVAGEFKDNEYTVEGDIIHENVHKTMKTTRGDLVQLRRVHVYSKKYGLIGFADLIEEKAGEIYPVEYKRGRRGDWKNDKLQLCAQALCIEEMLSPSTGEPSLVVSRSPFDEESLVVGHSSLDEKTPRTKDRGLTTRIPKGFIYYASSGRRVEVILDEELRKYTVEMIEKVRELMRSGVKPPAFYKGKCAGCSLYPVCLPKEEEKARRVKLDFGL, encoded by the coding sequence ATGTCTAAAGACCAAAGACAAGAGATTAACGACTATATATTTATCTCAGCGCTTAACCACTATGAGTACTGTCCCACCCGGTGCTACTGGATTTATGTGGCCGGCGAGTTCAAGGATAACGAATACACGGTGGAAGGCGATATCATCCACGAGAACGTGCACAAAACCATGAAAACTACCCGGGGAGACCTGGTGCAACTCAGAAGAGTGCACGTATATTCAAAGAAATACGGTCTTATAGGATTTGCAGATTTAATAGAGGAAAAGGCAGGAGAAATCTATCCGGTGGAATACAAGAGGGGAAGGCGCGGGGATTGGAAAAACGACAAGCTCCAGCTCTGCGCCCAGGCACTATGCATCGAGGAAATGCTTAGCCCGTCTACCGGCGAGCCGTCTTTAGTCGTTAGTCGTTCGCCCTTCGACGAAGAGTCGTTGGTCGTTGGTCATTCGTCTTTAGACGAGAAAACTCCAAGGACCAAAGACCGAGGACTAACGACGAGAATCCCGAAGGGATTCATTTATTATGCTTCGTCTGGGAGAAGGGTTGAAGTGATTCTCGATGAGGAACTCAGGAAATACACGGTTGAGATGATAGAGAAGGTCCGGGAGCTTATGAGAAGCGGGGTTAAGCCTCCTGCGTTCTACAAGGGTAAATGCGCCGGTTGCAGTCTTTACCCTGTATGCCTGCCGAAAGAGGAGGAAAAGGCAAGAAGAGTAAAACTGGACTTTGGACTTTAG
- a CDS encoding nucleotidyl transferase AbiEii/AbiGii toxin family protein has translation MKENLHTEALTKGARSVYKILHEQSFLKDFYLAGGTGLALQIGHRVSQDFDFFSNREELKRNSREKIIRCLSKAGKVEVELEEQGTLRIYLGRVGMSFFHYEYPLVSPLIDFGNLRIASFSDIGLMKIAAIVGRGSKKDFIDLYFIANFHTSLKSLLRLSSKKFPRVRDFPMQALRALVYFEDAEREKMPRMIQKLQWTEVKEFFSYEVEEMSKEWIDV, from the coding sequence ATGAAAGAGAACCTTCATACCGAAGCTCTGACAAAAGGGGCAAGATCCGTTTACAAAATCCTGCATGAGCAATCCTTTCTCAAAGACTTCTATCTAGCTGGTGGAACAGGACTTGCCCTTCAAATCGGGCACCGTGTCTCCCAAGATTTTGATTTTTTCTCAAATAGAGAAGAACTTAAAAGAAATTCAAGAGAAAAAATCATCCGCTGTTTATCCAAGGCAGGAAAGGTAGAGGTTGAACTAGAAGAGCAGGGAACCTTAAGAATTTACCTAGGCCGTGTAGGTATGAGCTTTTTTCACTACGAATATCCCCTAGTGTCTCCTCTGATTGATTTTGGAAATCTACGGATAGCCTCTTTCTCAGATATCGGATTAATGAAAATCGCTGCCATTGTCGGGCGGGGCAGCAAAAAAGATTTTATAGACCTATATTTTATCGCTAACTTTCATACATCTCTTAAAAGCCTTTTGAGGCTGAGCAGTAAAAAATTCCCCAGAGTAAGAGACTTCCCGATGCAGGCCTTGAGAGCCCTTGTATATTTTGAAGATGCCGAAAGAGAAAAGATGCCCAGGATGATTCAAAAATTGCAGTGGACAGAGGTAAAAGAATTTTTCTCTTATGAAGTAGAAGAGATGAGCAAAGAGTGGATTGATGTTTAA